The genomic window cgaattaactgaagcACCCGAATTACCAGAAttaaatcactacataattaaaaacattacataagtctttgaatcactacataattaaaaacattacataattcttgaaattaacacacaattgaaatgtaagtctttaatattctccatttatattcatttcttctctccaagaaatctccatttgcattaaacctaaaaaaaaaaaacatatataattgggTAGATACTTAGAAttagactttagttttatttttattgggttgGTAATTgggtagactttagttttagttttattgggttgggtaattgggtagactttagttttagttttattgggttgggttggataattttatttattaattttttcagttaatcgaaaaaattcggttaaccgaccggtttcgaactgaattaaccgttaaccaaaaaattataaaaaattaaccgaccctcgactgaaaaaattcggttaaccgaccgattaaccgaattcagtcggttaaccgaattttttcggttttacccgaattatgcacacccctataCTTGATGGTTTTGAACAGGCTTTGGAAGCTTGATTGTCAAGATGTGTTGTTAGAATCAAATTATTTGGAAGCGTTGCACCATATAAAGGAGAACCTGATAATTAATCAACCGGAATCGCATGTCATAAATGCGATTCGAGATTTGTTAAGGTGTGTTTGGAGTGTCAGTTTAATTCATGTGTTTCGTGAATGTAATGGGTTGGTTGATTGTTTAGCAAATGATACAGAAGGAATAGACATCAACTTTCACCTTTGATCTCAACCCATTAATTTTACTCTAAATGTGCTGCATGGAAATCTTACCAGTTTATCTGTTTTTAGATTAATTATCACGTAATAGTTTagaatgcttttttttttaacaaaaaagaagaagaagaagatccacaTAACACAATTAAGTAATGTACGAAGCaatattatctaaatttaaattctaaaattgatAATAGTAAACGCCCAACTTTGTAAAAAATATGTATTATAAAGTAATTATATAGGGTATATGGGTAAAAATACAAGGTATTTGTATTAAGagtttgattgcattttgtctatTTTACTTAAAAGATGTGAAATTagtttttatacattaaattaaagagtaaacttattatttttgttaaaaatttcattcatttgtactattaaaaactgacATAGTTGACGGAATAACTAGACAATACCATATGATgcaccaatttttaacaataaaaataaatgaatttttaacagaaagaccaatttacttattttttaaataaagaaataaaatataatttaacttttaatacaaATAGCCTCTATAAAACTTTTACCAAGTATAAGCTGATTTGCTTTTTATTTGATTCTTGTACACATTGTTGTTTGTAGCAAACTTTTACTTCTTTTGGATAATAAAATACACAtttatccaaaataaataaaaaatattaattaaagtatataagTTTGGTCAGTATTCAGTAACCATAGATTAGCAATtgaatattatatttgataactataataatataataatcaccaattttctttttgtttgcttACTGGGAAAACAGATAAGAAAGAACCCTATGATATTGTCCAAAGGGAAGTAGAAAATTAAAGGCTTAATGTtcttactctttttctttttccttttatttatttttccttttttatactttatatttagcatctaagaaagaaaagaaaagaaaagaaaagaaaagaaaagaaaaaagaaccctTCAAAGTCATATGCTTAAGGTTACTTTCGTTTCTTTTGAGCTTAAGTTCTTATACTTTTATTATGACTTTCGTAGTAAAAAGAACATTGAAGATTTGAAAAACATTCAAACGAAATCATTATCAAATTATGTATTTGTTATTATCAAAATTAGGTTTTCAGAATTGAATCGTTGAACAGTTAGACTTTCAGTTTATCGGTTTGACTatggtttgattaaataaattattaaaaaaatgagtaaattacatCAGTAATCATCTAACTAGTTTTGGTCACCTCAACTAtagaaagttacaaaatgatcactcaattattagtaatttttctGGGGACacctaactttaaaaagttacaaaatggtcactcaactTGTCTTTTTTGGTTACCCATTTATCtttgatttttgggtgtttcCATTTTTACATTAGTCGGTTAGtgataaaaaaagacaaaattgaacagttagatgactattttataacttttcataatttgatgatcaaaaaagaaaaaaaataaaccatGAATGACCTCTACTGTAGtttgtttttaaaaatgaaagtattaaaaaattaattcaatcgaCTCGAAACAAATTGTAAGTTAACCAATCTGATGCCAGACCAATCCGATTTAATTCAAAGATGAATGGGAGTAAAATCACCAAATTTTATAGGTAAGAGTTGGACCTATTGACCTAAATTCAACTCCAAAAAAAGATGTAGAGGTTGGACTTGGACCTCTTCAAAGTTGAAAGGCAAAAGCTTTAGGTTTTCTATGAAAGGAAAAAGGCTCCAAAAGCATTTACATTTGTCATTGCCATTGCCATTGCCCTTGCCTTTAccttaaaagaaaaagaaccccACATTGGCTTTTCTTTTAAGACCATGTGCCACCATAAGtaaactcttttttctttttttttcatttctcagCTAACCCCTAacgtttccatttttttttttgtgtgtgtcaCTGTGTTGTTCTTTTTGGCTTTTTTCTATTccattttgcttttgtttttataaaaaaaaatggctCTTTTTGGATGTTTGTCGTCAGCCTCGTAAATCTCTTTtctataaacatataataatccGTCAGTCAAACTACCTCTGCCATTTTAAaagccttttctttctttctcctgcTCCACGCGCTCCTCTTATTGCCTTTCtttaatgagataaaataatatttagtctctgaatttaataaattttttcaatttgatccttaaaatttttttagttcatattagttttaaattttttatgtatttagttATCCAATTTGGATTCTATTAAGGTATGATAACATAACATTATAAGATTGTTCCATATCGAGATTGTGTCACATAATTGCTttaatatcttttaaaaattgtataaaatccaaaaattaaaaaaaaaattcttaaaagaaatttAGGTGATGATGGGgcgaaaaataataataacttaaaaaataatgaaatataattgggtctgataatttatttattatttattattataaataatttaaataaaataaaagattttgttattatttaataattcaaatctAAACAAATCGATGAAAAGGACAATAGGATTAGCCAAAGTTTGGTTTCCGACATTGCCCCcaacattttaaaacatttgagttGACTTCAAAGTCTCCCAAGAAAAATTGCACCCCCAACCCACAATTTCTTCACGCAATTTCATTATCATCTTTGAATTACAcctctaaataatttattttttagaaaagtcAACAATGTACATATAACTAATGCATAACCTAATGTGAAAAGAacaattaaaaaaagagagagaagacCAAGATGTGGCTCAATTAATTTATcatcattgatttttttaattgtttgttATTATAAATAGTGCACAcgtataaatatatattcgaGTAATTATAGCATAGAATGGAATCAATACAAGGTACTACAGACGAAGAATcgaaaataattataacaaaaccTATATATGGGATATAGATATCAGAATTGTGCATTGTGCGACTCAAACCAGAGTATGGTCCAAAGCTTCTACCTTAGCCAACAGTGTCAATACCTCATtggaatttagtccctgtacaagatcaaaacttgaaatttaattcttttactttttaaatttcaaattttaaaattcagatttagttgttaacactgttaaatagaaataggactaaattataaaactaTGAATGAGGGAAGGATTGAtagcatattttattttttacggagttatataaataaatattggcGTGTAACGTAGAAACAAAAAGTAGTGTACGAAAAACAAAACCTGATACTGGACAAACGGAAAAACTAAAAGGTAAACCCGTAATTGAAAAGATTGTTGGTACGTTTTGTTCTACGATTTAATGTTCCAACGatgaaaacataataatattattaataaataaataattcaaataatctTATCAATCAAAAGCTTTAAAaatatatctataaaaaaataGTCATATAAATGGGGGGTGATTTACCTATATGCCCCCCAAAAAGAAATTAGAccatttatgttattttttaaaaattgtatcgACATACAGGACGtgttttcaccttttttttttttaaataatcgtCACGATTCGTCTAATTTTTGCGGCGGAAGAGGTTTTTTCTCAGAGACGATAGAATTAATCCATTGGCGTTTGGAGTTGGGAGTCGAATCCTCGAGAGGAACAACAACAACGATCACAATGGTGAATGAAGGAACGGCAGGGATTGAGACGGAGGGTATGACAACAGCAATCAGTTGAGGTAGCAAAGAGGAGGAATTAaaatcttcttcctcttcttctaaCAACTCCTCGTCCTCTTTGTCGTTACTGTTGAGCATGTCGTCGTTGCCGCATATATCGATacatttataaaagaaaaaacagtatatatgatcaaaatttaaaaaaaaaaatcttatttaatattaaataatttgtcACCTACAAATGTCGAGAAACGTAAAATTGGTAgggagaaaaattaaaataccaaattgaaaagatttaagtatgaaattgaatattaaaattaaccTTGGGTACAAAAGAGTGtattaatcaattattttttcaaattttgatgaagAATTTGTAAACAAAGGAATAGGTAAAGGGGGTAGAAAAGTACAAAAGAGATAAAGAAAGGAAGTGATGGAGACCAGTGCGCATGTATATCCAGgattccattttttatttttttttactgagGGAAAGTTTCTGAATGGCAAAGCGAAAAAAAAGGCTGAGCCCCAATGCCTGCAATTCACTGTGTTTTtctgaatttataaataaaaacttgttatttatttattttgtgtagCGTAAGCCTATGATAAATATGATCCTTTTTTATTTACGGACTAAAATTTTGCATCATTTGCAAAAAGATTTTGTCTTTCATTTCACTCGCAAGCTCCATTCACGTGCTCTACCTTttccatctctctctctctctctctatcacGCAACCTATACTCAACCATTCCCTCTGTAAATTTGCAATTTTAGAAAAAGGGTAACTACAAAtaaattttagtccttcaatcttggtttttttatttttattttggtatctaaatttgataattaggtttattttagtttatgaactaggaaaatgttaaaatttgatttcttttaaaaGAATATCTCAAGATTTTGATTGTTAGAAATTAGACTGGAtcgatcaatcaaatttattaaattgggGATCGAGCATTATATTAACCCGGAAAAAAAGTTTAATTGAATCGAgctaaaaaaatagtttttctctattttaaaataattttgcttttatgaaaattttaagaatcTATTTAATTAAAACTTGGTTTAAGGACTATGCAAATGGGCTAATTATTAAGTTTAGGGAGTCAAAGTTATATTAACCAAAAAAACCTCATCAGTGTTGAAAAAGCAAAGGCTGCAAAGCTAATAAGCTAATATCCCtatctctctctttctaatacgaATCTCTTTGTAAAAAGTGGTATCAAAAGCTTACCTCACTCTCTCCCCTGAAACACCATTTTCAATTCCTGTCATTGAAACCCCATCAAAGGCAGTGCAAtgcccctctctctctctctctctctcgcttTTTTAAATGCTTTTAATCCCTCCCCTAGCCTCCAAATGAAACCCTAAAAGAACCCACCCTCGTTTCCTCTTTGGATTCTCTGTCTTTTCTGTTTTCCCCCGTGTTCTATTTTTTGAGTTTTACAGCCATGGAAGCTCTGAATTTTCTCATGTTTTGGAAACCTAGTAACGGGGTTCATAAAGTAAATCAAACCCAACCATGTGATGGAAACGGCGCCGCCGCCACCGTCACCGTCACTGCCACCGTCGCGTCTGGGGTTGTTTCGGATCATGAGTTGGATGAAGGGGAGGACTCTTTCATCGACTTGGAGTTTCCTCTACGTGATTTTAATGGCAATGGTGGAGCTCGCCGTGAACTGACCAACAATTTTGTTGGTAACAAAGAGCTTAGTTTGTCTCCCGCCGATCACTTCTCGAAGAGAAAGATTATGCCTATCGAGCCAATCTCCAAGCCACAATCGCCCATTGCTCTGCTAAAATCAGCTCAGAGATTTCGAGTCTTTACTCCCAAGAAATCCAAATCAATGGCGAATACCGGTAACAATACACGCCTGCCGGAGAAAACCAAGCTCGTAGGTGTTTCAATGGAGACCCCAAAGCATGGAAACCATAATAGCAGAGAGCATTTCACTAGAGAAAACAGTTTCCGAAGAACAAAAGGCAAAATAGAAGATGATCCTTCGAAGAGATTATCAAAAGATTTGGTACATAAGTACTTGAATGTAATCAAACCATTGTACACAAAAATCTCCAAAAAGCACAGTCAAACCCACAAGTTCGAAGTGTCCGGCGACTTATCAACGTTATCTCCGGCAACTTCTCCGGCGACGGTATATTCTGTAAAGGAGAAACAGGGAAATACTAATATTAAAGCGGGTTACAAGCATCTGGGAAAAAGCCGATCAGCCTCGGCTGCAGCGTCGCCGATTAGCCGGAGAGATGATTCACTGCTGCTTCAACATGATGGGATCCAAAGCGCCATTTTACATTGCAAGAGATCTTTCAATTCATCCAGAGGTAATCATTTTTCGGTTTTGCAGTTAATTTTAAGCTTTGGGTTTAATTCAGAAATCAGAGTTTAATGCTTAACTTTGTTTCTTCTTGGATTTTCTGCAGAATCTTCATGGTTATCGAGATGCACAAGCGATTGTTCTTCACAAGAGAAATTAAGCAATGCATCTTCAACAGGTATACAAGTTTTCCACACTGTTTAAATTCGTTACTGCACTCTCTTTTAAGTGCTAATTAAgctttaaatttatttctttttttctcagAGTCTTCTCTATTTTCACGAGTTACAAGCATTTCATCATACGAGAAACTAATGGATTCAGCAAGAACATCAAGCGAAGAAGGCAATGGCTTCACCACCTGAAAAAGTACTGTTAATagactttaaaaaatttcatgatCATGATGATGTAAAAATTGAAAAGGGGAAAcaaaggaaaattaaaaaaaagaaaagaaaagaaaaaaaaagaaaggggtagTAATTGTTTTTTGATTGTTTAGTTTATGATGAGCAGTGAATAGAGAGAGTAGTTTTCACTTTGTAAA from Gossypium hirsutum isolate 1008001.06 chromosome D12, Gossypium_hirsutum_v2.1, whole genome shotgun sequence includes these protein-coding regions:
- the LOC107942362 gene encoding membrane-associated kinase regulator 5, whose product is MEALNFLMFWKPSNGVHKVNQTQPCDGNGAAATVTVTATVASGVVSDHELDEGEDSFIDLEFPLRDFNGNGGARRELTNNFVGNKELSLSPADHFSKRKIMPIEPISKPQSPIALLKSAQRFRVFTPKKSKSMANTGNNTRLPEKTKLVGVSMETPKHGNHNSREHFTRENSFRRTKGKIEDDPSKRLSKDLVHKYLNVIKPLYTKISKKHSQTHKFEVSGDLSTLSPATSPATVYSVKEKQGNTNIKAGYKHLGKSRSASAAASPISRRDDSLLLQHDGIQSAILHCKRSFNSSRESSWLSRCTSDCSSQEKLSNASSTESSLFSRVTSISSYEKLMDSARTSSEEGNGFTT